One region of Anaeromyxobacter paludicola genomic DNA includes:
- a CDS encoding 2,3,4,5-tetrahydropyridine-2,6-dicarboxylate N-succinyltransferase: MNDWKQHEELVTAAFADRARLPAAREAVLAVVEALDKGALRVAEKRGGEWQVNAWIMQAINLYFGVAGMETKEYGPFETRDKVPLKHGLEEAGVRLVPGGIVRYGSYVAPGAVVLPGFVNIGARVGTGTMVDTWATVGSCAQVGENCHLAGGVGIGGVLEPPGARPNIIEDGCFIGSRCIIVEGTLVEEDCVLGANTVITGSTPIIDVTGKEPVIYKKRVPARSVVIPGTRAKEYPAGTYQIPCALIVGRRSASTDKKVSLNDALREFEVQV; this comes from the coding sequence ATGAACGACTGGAAGCAGCACGAGGAGCTCGTCACCGCCGCCTTCGCCGACCGGGCGAGGCTGCCGGCCGCGCGCGAGGCGGTGCTCGCGGTGGTGGAGGCGCTCGACAAGGGCGCCCTCCGCGTGGCCGAGAAGCGGGGCGGCGAGTGGCAGGTGAACGCCTGGATCATGCAGGCCATCAACCTCTACTTCGGCGTCGCCGGCATGGAGACGAAGGAGTACGGGCCGTTCGAGACCCGCGACAAGGTGCCGCTCAAGCACGGCCTCGAGGAGGCCGGCGTGCGGCTCGTCCCCGGCGGCATCGTCCGCTACGGCTCGTACGTCGCGCCGGGCGCGGTGGTCCTCCCCGGCTTCGTGAACATCGGCGCCCGGGTCGGCACCGGCACCATGGTGGACACCTGGGCCACCGTCGGCTCCTGCGCGCAGGTGGGCGAGAACTGCCACCTCGCCGGCGGCGTCGGGATCGGCGGCGTGCTCGAGCCGCCCGGGGCCCGGCCCAACATCATCGAGGACGGCTGCTTCATCGGCAGCCGCTGCATCATCGTGGAGGGCACGCTGGTCGAGGAGGACTGCGTCCTCGGCGCCAACACCGTGATCACCGGCTCCACGCCCATCATCGACGTCACCGGCAAGGAGCCGGTGATCTACAAGAAGCGCGTCCCGGCCCGGTCGGTGGTGATCCCCGGCACCCGCGCCAAGGAGTACCCGGCGGGCACCTACCAGATCCCGTGCGCCCTCATCGTCGGCCGGCGCAGCGCGTCCACCGACAAGAAGGTCTCGCTCAACGACGCGCTGCGCGAGTTCGAGGTGCAGGTCTGA
- the dapE gene encoding succinyl-diaminopimelate desuccinylase — MTLAEALAARTEALCAVRSPIGEERALCDEVERQVRGRFAEVRRVKNSLVVLADGAAPSGRPLVALCGHLDTVPIHAEDEGRFPRREGGRLYAPGASDMKGGVAVALELAERLPAAERFCDLALVLYSREEGPFEENELGDVLREVPEVSRAALALCLEPTDNALQLGCVGSMHATLRFTGRSAHSARPWQGENAVHKAGELLRLLHRLPFHAVHDGGLEYREVMSVTRIEGGRARNVVPDQCTANLNFRFAPGRSLDSAAAEVEELARRVGAEATITDRSPSCPSYADHPLVRRLRERSGARLEAKQAWTDVARLAQAGVPAANLGPGATAQAHQAGEWLDLAELERSYLMLERFLRP, encoded by the coding sequence GTGACCCTGGCCGAGGCGCTCGCCGCCCGGACCGAGGCGCTGTGCGCCGTCCGCTCGCCCATCGGCGAGGAGCGGGCCCTCTGCGACGAGGTGGAGCGGCAGGTCCGCGGCCGCTTCGCCGAGGTGCGGCGGGTGAAGAACTCGCTCGTGGTCCTCGCCGACGGCGCCGCGCCCTCCGGCCGGCCGCTCGTGGCCCTCTGCGGCCACCTCGACACCGTGCCCATCCACGCCGAGGACGAGGGGCGCTTCCCTCGCCGCGAGGGCGGGCGGCTCTACGCGCCCGGCGCCTCCGACATGAAGGGCGGGGTGGCGGTGGCGCTGGAGCTCGCCGAGCGGCTCCCGGCCGCGGAGCGCTTCTGCGACCTCGCCCTCGTGCTCTACAGCCGCGAGGAGGGGCCGTTCGAGGAGAACGAGCTCGGCGACGTGCTGCGCGAGGTCCCGGAGGTCTCCCGCGCGGCGCTCGCCCTCTGCCTCGAGCCGACCGACAACGCGCTGCAGCTCGGCTGCGTCGGCTCGATGCACGCCACGCTCCGGTTCACCGGGCGCTCGGCCCACTCGGCCCGGCCCTGGCAGGGCGAGAACGCGGTCCACAAGGCGGGCGAGCTGCTCCGGCTCCTGCACCGGCTCCCGTTCCACGCGGTCCACGACGGCGGCCTCGAGTACCGCGAGGTCATGAGCGTCACCCGCATCGAGGGCGGCCGGGCGCGCAACGTCGTGCCCGACCAGTGCACGGCGAACCTCAACTTCCGCTTCGCGCCGGGCCGCTCGCTCGACTCGGCCGCGGCCGAGGTCGAGGAGCTCGCGCGGCGCGTCGGCGCCGAGGCGACCATCACCGATCGATCCCCGTCCTGCCCCTCCTACGCGGATCACCCGCTGGTGCGGCGGCTGCGCGAGCGGAGCGGCGCCCGGCTCGAGGCGAAGCAGGCCTGGACCGACGTGGCCCGGCTCGCGCAGGCGGGCGTCCCGGCGGCGAACCTCGGCCCGGGCGCCACCGCCCAGGCGCACCAGGCGGGCGAGTGGCTCGACCTCGCCGAGCTCGAGCGGAGCTACCTCATGCTGGAGCGGTTCCTGCGGCCCTGA
- the dapC gene encoding succinyldiaminopimelate transaminase encodes MKNPPKNPVLDALATNLMVQTEEKKRALARAGKRLFDFGLGDPREPTPPFIREALRAAVPESSQYPSAAGTPALRAAVAGYLDRRFGVKLDPDRQIVPATGAKETIFHLPLAFAAPGGRRKVVLPDPGYPTYEAGARFAGLEPVKHPLTAARRFLLEPEDVGEEVLRDTLFFWVSYPHNPTGAVAPRDYLERVARAALRYGFIVLSDECYADVYFGEKPLSMLEVQVENVLAIHSCSKRSGMTGYRSGFVAGDPDLVALLKRTRPHIGAASPDFVNAAATAAWGDDAHPAERREIFRRKRDLFLSFFARHGLSCEGSDATLYLWVRVPPGHGSESYALRLLEEGIVVSPGTAFGAGEGYVRVSLVPTLSECDEAIAAWSKVKP; translated from the coding sequence GTGAAGAATCCCCCGAAGAACCCGGTCCTCGACGCCCTGGCCACGAACCTGATGGTCCAGACGGAAGAGAAGAAGCGCGCGCTCGCCCGGGCGGGCAAGCGGCTCTTCGACTTCGGCCTCGGCGACCCCCGCGAGCCGACCCCCCCCTTCATCCGCGAGGCGCTCCGCGCCGCGGTGCCGGAGAGCTCCCAGTACCCGAGCGCCGCCGGCACCCCGGCCCTGCGCGCGGCGGTGGCCGGCTACCTCGATCGCCGCTTCGGCGTGAAGCTCGACCCGGACCGGCAGATCGTCCCGGCGACCGGCGCCAAGGAGACCATCTTCCACCTCCCGCTCGCCTTCGCGGCCCCCGGCGGGCGGCGCAAGGTGGTGCTGCCCGACCCCGGCTACCCCACCTACGAGGCCGGCGCGCGCTTCGCGGGGCTCGAGCCGGTGAAGCACCCGCTCACCGCGGCGCGGCGCTTCCTGCTCGAGCCGGAGGACGTGGGCGAGGAGGTGCTGCGCGACACCCTCTTCTTCTGGGTGAGCTACCCGCACAACCCGACCGGCGCGGTGGCGCCCCGCGACTACCTCGAGCGCGTGGCGCGGGCGGCGCTGCGGTACGGCTTCATCGTCCTCTCCGACGAGTGCTACGCCGACGTCTACTTCGGCGAGAAGCCGCTCTCGATGCTCGAGGTGCAGGTGGAGAACGTCCTCGCCATCCACTCCTGCTCGAAGCGGAGCGGCATGACCGGGTACCGCAGCGGCTTCGTCGCCGGCGACCCCGACCTGGTGGCCCTGCTCAAGCGGACCCGGCCGCACATCGGCGCCGCCTCGCCCGACTTCGTGAACGCGGCCGCCACCGCCGCCTGGGGCGACGACGCCCACCCGGCCGAGCGGCGCGAGATCTTCCGCCGTAAGCGCGACCTCTTCCTCTCCTTCTTCGCGCGCCACGGGCTCTCCTGCGAGGGCTCCGACGCCACCCTCTACCTCTGGGTGCGGGTCCCCCCGGGCCACGGCTCCGAGTCCTACGCGCTGCGCCTCCTCGAGGAGGGTATCGTGGTCTCCCCCGGCACCGCCTTCGGCGCCGGGGAGGGCTACGTGCGCGTCTCGCTGGTCCCCACGCTGTCCGAGTGCGACGAGGCCATCGCGGCCTGGTCCAAGGTGAAGCCATGA